CTCGTCCTGACGATCCAAGACCGGGCTCTATTCAGCATGGGTGAAGCGACGCTCGATGGCGATGCTAGAGCAGTCGCCCGCTCCATCAGCGGTATTCTCGAACAAGCCGGCAATCGTGAAATCGTCGTATCGGGTCATACGGATAACATTCCAATCAACACGGCCCGATTCCCGTCGAACTGGGAACTCAGTTCAGCCCGAGCCACCGCTTTCATGCGCGGCTTGTTGACGAACGACGCCTTGAACCCTGGGCAGTTCACACTTGCGAGCTACGGGGAATATAAGCCGATTGCGACGAACGACACGGAAGCCGGACGTTCGAAAAACCGCCGCGTCGAAGTATTGATTAAACCACTTGTCGATTTGTCAGAAGGATCGCCCAAAATGATTGATACGATCGTTTTGCCATAAAAAAACCCCACTCGATCGAGAGTGGGATTTTTTCGTTAACGGGTCCATTCGAAATATTTACGAGCGAGCTCAGTGAGCGGACTGTTGAACAAACGTTTCCGCCAGTACAAGTCGGCCGCCTTCTTGACCGCTTCGCTACGCGATGGGTACGGATAGATCATCCGGGACAGTTTACCGATCTTCTCGCCCCGCTGCATCGCATAGACGACGATTTGCATCCAATCTCCGGCCGTCATTCCGACCGCGTGCCCACCGATAATCTTACCGTTCTTCCGGGTGATGATTTTGACGAATCCTGTCTCTTGACGGTCGGCGACGAACCGATCGACCTCAGACAGTTTCGCTTCAAAAATCTCGACGTCATCGCCGTGACGCTCACGTGCCTCGGCCTCGGTCATGCCAACGTGGAACACTTCCGGGTCCGTGAACGTGATCCACGGCATCTTCGTGTAGTCGACCTTGTTCCATAGTCCGAACAAGGCGTTCGCCACGACGGCTTTCCCTTCTTCTCCGGCCGCATGGGTGAACGGTAACGTCTTGATCGTGTCACCGATCGCGAAAATGTGCGGTTGGGACGTCCGGTATGTCGAAGTGACATCAACGTACCCGTCTTTCACGTTCACATGCGCCCGGTCGAGCCGTAGTTCATCAATTCTCGGTTTACGGCCCGTCGCCATGAGCAGTTTGTCAGCCTCATACGTCACGGTCTCGCCATCGACTTCAGTCGTGACGTGAATACGTCCGTCCTCTTCCGCAATCTGCTTCACTTTCACCCCGATTTTCAGACGCATCGCCATCTCGAGCTGGGAGCGGAGCAATTTGCTGACAGACTCATCTTCTTTCGGTAAGAACGTGTCCTGTGCCTCAAGCACGGTCACTTGGCTTCCAAGACGAGCGAACGATTGGGCAAGTTCAAGCCCGACCGTGCCGGCACCGATGACGATGATACTTTCTGGCAGCGTCTCTTCTTCAAAAACTTGTTCGTTCGTTAAGTACGGAACACTGTCCAATCCATCAATCGGCGGTACGGTCGGTTTCGATCCGGTCGCGATGACAAACTTTTTCCCAATCAATAAGTCGTCTCCGACTTTAAGCTCGTACGGGCTTTGGAATGATGCCTCGCCGATATACACATCGACACCAAGTTTTTCGAAACGCTCCGTTCCGTCATGATCTTGGATGATGGCACGGGCACGATCGACACGCGCCTTCGTCGTCTGGTAATGGTCGCGGCCATCAAACTCAGCTCCGAGCACACGCGCCGCCTGCATCATGCTACTCGCTTCTTTCGAAGCGGCAATCAGCGCTTTCGACGGGACACACCCGACGTGAAGACAGTCTCCACCAAGGTGTTTTTTCTTCTCGACCAAGGCGACCTTTGCGCCTAAGTTTGCGGCACCAGCCGCGACCGTCATCCCGGCCGCGCCACCACCAATCACAATCAACTGATAATCCTTCATCTCATCAACCTCCGATAGCGTTCACTCACATCCTGCATCCGCTTCCGGTTCACCCCAAAGTCAGAGTGACCGAGTCGTGATGCCGAGCGGAATTCAATCTGTCTTGTCTCATCGTCGAATCGGAATTCAACGTCATCCTTAAAGCGCATCATTTTCGACGTGACGACATAATGGAGCGTGTCATCCGTCTCCTTGACGAGCTCGGTCCGAGGCAGTTGCCCCATCACCATCTTCATTGTCTCGATGCTCTCAGCACGGTCTTGCCCGTATGGGAGCGGCTCCATGCGTAGCGCCTCAATTTCTGTTTCGGTCGAGACAGCGTTCGGACTACCTGACAATGGCTTCAATGATTTCGTTGCCACGAAAAAAACCTCCCTCATTCTACATACAATTACATGTATCCTGAATTCGGAAGGTTTAACCCTTTTAATGCAGTTCGCTCGGGTCGAGCGGCAACAAAACAGTCACCGTCGTCCCATGACCGACCTCACTTTCAATGACGAGCTTTCCTTCGTGCGCCTCGATCAACTCCTTCGCAATCGCGAGACCAAGACCACTGCTGCCTTTCGTCACTTGCGCCTGATAGAACATTTCCGTGATGCGTTGCAGGTGATCCCGTGAGATACCAGGCCCCTCGTCAATAATCGAGATGAACGCGACCCGCTCGGATTGCACGAACCGTACGGTCAACGTCCCACCTTCGGGTGAGAAGCGAATGGCGTTCTCGAGTAAGTTTAAAAATACTTGTTTCAACCGGTTCTCATCAAACAGTCCAATCGATTTTTGGGGGTACCGTTCGATGAGGGTGATTTGTTTATCCTCGAGCGACTGTTTCAACTGAATCGTCACTTTCCGTAACAGCGATACGAGGTCGAGTTCTTGCCGATACAAGACGAGCCGGCTCTCTTCAATTTTCGTGTAATCGAGCAACTGCTCGACGAGCCCAATCATCCGCTCCGTCTCCGAATGGATGATGCTCAAACCGAGCTCGGTCTCCTCCGACACTTTCTCGTCCCCGCCGCGAATCGTCTCGGTCCACCCTTTGATCGAAGTGAGCGGCGTCCGCAACTCGTGCGACACGTTTGATAGAAATTCATTTCGCGTCGACTGATGCTGCTGCACTTTCGCTCCTAAATACGTCAGCGTCCGGGCCAGTGCCCCGAGCTCATGTTTTTCATTGGAATAGACTTCGACGTCAAAATCACCTTGCGCCATCTCATCAGCCGTCTCAATGATGTCTCGAATCGGTCGGACGAAGCGGTCTGCAATCCGAATGACGGCATAGAGCGCGACCAGCCAAATCAAGACGCCAATCATGACGACAGCCATCCAAATCTCGCGAATCAACGTATCGAGATCGGCGAGCGGCCGCGTGAAGCTGATGGCGAATTCACTCGTGCCGTCCGTGATGATGGGACTCGTCACCGACAAATAGTGGTTCCCTTCCACATCGTAATCTTGGACGATGGACTCACCGCGGGCGAGGTCTTGCAGTTGTTCCGGTGTGAAGGCCGCCTGCTGCGCCCTCTGTCCCGTCGTTTTAATGATTTGACCGGTCCGGTCGACAATCGTCAAATCGGTGCCTGGATACCCGAACGTCCGGACGAGAACCGAGAACGCGCTCGGTGTTTCAAAACCGACCTGCGCCTGGGGATAGAGATAGGCACTCGTCGTCGCATGGCTAAGTAAGGCCTCTGATTCATATTCATAGTAGTAGCGGTACGTTCCGTACGACAAGACGCTCACGAGCAAGACGAGCACGAACGTTATGACGAGCATAATCCGAATGACGAGCTGTTGCTTCATCCGTCATGTCTCCGCCATTTGTACCCGTGCCCCCACAGTGTCTCGATATAAGCCGGGTGGCTCGGATCATCTTCAATTTTTTGACGGAGACGACGAATGTTGACGTCGACCGTCTTTCTGTCCCCGAAGTAATTGATGCCCCAAACGGCATCTAACAGCGCATCACGTGATAAGACGACTTCCTCGTTTTGGACGAGGTGACAAATCAAATCGTATTCGGTCGGGGTCAAATCAATCGACTGCCCATACTTCGTCACTTGCTTCGCTGCCAAGTCGATGGCGAACGGTCCGGATTTCAATCG
This sequence is a window from Exiguobacterium mexicanum. Protein-coding genes within it:
- a CDS encoding DUF1499 domain-containing protein; translated protein: MATKSLKPLSGSPNAVSTETEIEALRMEPLPYGQDRAESIETMKMVMGQLPRTELVKETDDTLHYVVTSKMMRFKDDVEFRFDDETRQIEFRSASRLGHSDFGVNRKRMQDVSERYRRLMR
- a CDS encoding sensor histidine kinase; amino-acid sequence: MKQQLVIRIMLVITFVLVLLVSVLSYGTYRYYYEYESEALLSHATTSAYLYPQAQVGFETPSAFSVLVRTFGYPGTDLTIVDRTGQIIKTTGQRAQQAAFTPEQLQDLARGESIVQDYDVEGNHYLSVTSPIITDGTSEFAISFTRPLADLDTLIREIWMAVVMIGVLIWLVALYAVIRIADRFVRPIRDIIETADEMAQGDFDVEVYSNEKHELGALARTLTYLGAKVQQHQSTRNEFLSNVSHELRTPLTSIKGWTETIRGGDEKVSEETELGLSIIHSETERMIGLVEQLLDYTKIEESRLVLYRQELDLVSLLRKVTIQLKQSLEDKQITLIERYPQKSIGLFDENRLKQVFLNLLENAIRFSPEGGTLTVRFVQSERVAFISIIDEGPGISRDHLQRITEMFYQAQVTKGSSGLGLAIAKELIEAHEGKLVIESEVGHGTTVTVLLPLDPSELH
- a CDS encoding flagellar motor protein MotB, producing the protein MKRKKKHDHEEHIPEGWLIPYADLLTLLLALFIVLFASSNVDQTKLEKMSQSFNQVFSGGTSVFQASTASNSDISRTNKTDTTSNPRTYELAKLDELKEEVNQYIQKNGLEDEIEATINSSGLVLTIQDRALFSMGEATLDGDARAVARSISGILEQAGNREIVVSGHTDNIPINTARFPSNWELSSARATAFMRGLLTNDALNPGQFTLASYGEYKPIATNDTEAGRSKNRRVEVLIKPLVDLSEGSPKMIDTIVLP
- a CDS encoding dihydrolipoyl dehydrogenase family protein — encoded protein: MKDYQLIVIGGGAAGMTVAAGAANLGAKVALVEKKKHLGGDCLHVGCVPSKALIAASKEASSMMQAARVLGAEFDGRDHYQTTKARVDRARAIIQDHDGTERFEKLGVDVYIGEASFQSPYELKVGDDLLIGKKFVIATGSKPTVPPIDGLDSVPYLTNEQVFEEETLPESIIVIGAGTVGLELAQSFARLGSQVTVLEAQDTFLPKEDESVSKLLRSQLEMAMRLKIGVKVKQIAEEDGRIHVTTEVDGETVTYEADKLLMATGRKPRIDELRLDRAHVNVKDGYVDVTSTYRTSQPHIFAIGDTIKTLPFTHAAGEEGKAVVANALFGLWNKVDYTKMPWITFTDPEVFHVGMTEAEARERHGDDVEIFEAKLSEVDRFVADRQETGFVKIITRKNGKIIGGHAVGMTAGDWMQIVVYAMQRGEKIGKLSRMIYPYPSRSEAVKKAADLYWRKRLFNSPLTELARKYFEWTR